One Pantoea eucalypti genomic region harbors:
- a CDS encoding choline transporter, giving the protein MNNPPAGEKDRLNPVVFYTSAGLILTFSLVTILYSELAASWILKAVNWVSATFGWYYMLAATLYIVFVLYMACSRFGSIKLGPEHSKPEFSVLSWSAMLFAAGIGIDLMFFSVAEPVTQYMQPPEGAGQTLEAARQAMVWTLFHYGLTGWSMYALMGIALGYFSYRYNLPLTIRSALYPIFGKRIYGPIGHTVDIAAVVGTIFGIATTLGIGVVQLNYGLKVLFDIPEGLTAQAALIVLSVVIATISVTSGVDKGIRFLSELNVIMALGLILFVLFFGNTEFLLNALVLNVGDYINRFMGMTLNTFAFDRPTQWMNSWTLFFWAWWVAWSPFVGLFLARISRGRTIREFVLGTLIIPFTFTLLWLSVFGNAALYQIIHGNTEFAQEVMNHAERGFYSLLAQYPAFKLSASIATITGMLFYVTSADSGSLVLGNFTSRLKDINSDAPNWLRIFWSVAIGVLTLSMLMTNGITALQNTTVIMGLPFSFVIFFVMAGLFKSLKIEDHRRASATRDTAPYLAHATDRLTWKKRLSRLMNYPGSRYTQQMMEKTIYPAMQEVAKELELRDGRVTLESVEADEANPIGYLDLRVHLGEEQDFVYQVWPQQYSIPGFTYRARSGKSTYYRLETFLMEGSQGNDLMDYSKEQVIIDILDQYERHLNFIHLNREAPGSNISFPSV; this is encoded by the coding sequence ATGAATAATCCACCTGCCGGTGAAAAAGACAGACTCAATCCCGTTGTATTTTATACCTCTGCCGGATTGATTCTGACGTTTTCACTTGTGACGATTCTCTACAGTGAACTGGCCGCGAGCTGGATCCTCAAGGCGGTAAACTGGGTCTCCGCCACCTTTGGCTGGTACTACATGCTGGCTGCCACGCTCTATATCGTGTTTGTGCTCTACATGGCCTGCTCACGCTTTGGCTCGATCAAGCTCGGGCCTGAGCACTCCAAACCCGAGTTCAGCGTGCTCAGCTGGTCTGCCATGCTGTTTGCCGCCGGGATCGGCATCGACCTGATGTTCTTCTCGGTCGCTGAACCGGTGACGCAGTACATGCAGCCACCGGAGGGCGCAGGGCAGACCCTTGAAGCGGCCCGTCAGGCGATGGTCTGGACGCTGTTCCACTACGGACTGACCGGCTGGTCGATGTATGCACTGATGGGCATCGCACTGGGCTACTTCAGCTATCGTTATAATCTGCCACTGACTATCCGTTCGGCGCTCTATCCTATTTTTGGTAAACGCATCTATGGCCCGATTGGTCACACGGTGGATATCGCAGCCGTGGTCGGCACCATTTTTGGTATCGCCACCACATTAGGGATAGGGGTCGTACAGCTGAACTACGGCCTGAAAGTGCTGTTTGATATTCCGGAAGGCCTGACCGCACAGGCTGCGCTGATAGTCCTTTCCGTCGTGATCGCTACAATCTCTGTCACATCAGGCGTCGATAAAGGAATTCGTTTTCTCTCTGAGCTCAACGTGATCATGGCTCTGGGGCTGATTCTGTTTGTGTTGTTCTTTGGCAACACCGAGTTCCTGCTGAATGCGCTGGTACTGAACGTCGGCGATTACATCAACCGCTTTATGGGCATGACGCTTAATACCTTTGCCTTTGATCGTCCGACCCAATGGATGAACAGCTGGACGCTCTTCTTCTGGGCGTGGTGGGTGGCCTGGTCGCCATTTGTCGGCCTGTTCCTGGCACGTATCTCACGCGGTCGTACCATCCGTGAATTCGTACTGGGCACGCTGATTATTCCTTTCACCTTTACGCTGCTGTGGCTCTCTGTGTTCGGTAATGCCGCGCTGTATCAGATCATTCATGGCAATACCGAGTTTGCGCAGGAAGTGATGAATCATGCAGAACGCGGCTTCTATAGCCTGCTGGCGCAATATCCGGCGTTTAAACTCAGCGCATCGATCGCCACCATCACCGGTATGCTGTTCTATGTGACCTCGGCGGATTCCGGTTCGCTGGTACTGGGTAACTTCACCTCACGCCTGAAAGACATCAATAGCGATGCACCGAACTGGCTGCGCATCTTCTGGTCTGTGGCGATTGGGGTACTGACCCTGAGCATGCTGATGACCAACGGTATCACTGCCTTGCAGAACACCACGGTGATCATGGGGCTGCCGTTCAGCTTTGTTATCTTCTTTGTGATGGCCGGGCTGTTTAAATCTCTGAAGATTGAAGACCACCGTCGGGCCAGCGCCACGCGCGACACTGCGCCTTATCTGGCGCATGCCACCGATCGTCTGACCTGGAAGAAACGCCTGTCGCGTCTGATGAACTATCCTGGCTCGCGCTACACCCAGCAGATGATGGAAAAGACCATTTATCCGGCGATGCAGGAGGTGGCGAAGGAGCTGGAGTTGCGTGATGGCCGCGTCACGCTGGAAAGCGTTGAGGCTGATGAGGCTAACCCGATTGGCTATCTGGATCTGCGCGTTCATCTGGGCGAAGAGCAGGACTTTGTCTATCAGGTCTGGCCGCAGCAATATTCGATCCCGGGCTTTACCTATCGCGCCCGGAGCGGTAAGTCGACCTACTACCGCCTGGAAACCTTCCTGATGGAGGGCAGTCAGGGCAACGACTTGATGGATTACAGCAAAGAGCAGGTGATCATCGACATACTGGATCAGTATGAGCGACACCTGAACTTCATCCATCTCAACCGTGAAGCACCGGGCAGCAACATCAGCTTCCCGAGCGTCTGA
- a CDS encoding MFS transporter — protein sequence MGKIFSTFLPLYTTTLLMLLGSGLLTTYVSLRLASEHVNGALIGSIIAANYIGLVIGGKVGHNLIARVGHIRAYVACAGIITASVVGHGLTDFIPLWVFLRLIIGLCMMCQYMVLESWLNDQAESSQRGMIFGLYMVATYLGLSGGQVILSLQTGFGVSTLLIVALCFALCLVPIALTTRTHVRPMTPAPMELGYFIHAIPKLLGTTMVTGMAIGAFYGLAPVYGSSKGFTTSQTGYFMSLTIFAGLVSQFPLSWLSDRFDRQRLLFIIAILFAVACVPLVVLPHLTFHWMIGIAFAASMMQFALYPLQVALANDQVAPERRVSLTACLLMAFGIGASIGPLVVGALMEPLGSNMLYLFFMLCALVIGGLSYVRAPGPLPTTEVPLPHVVMPDSLATSPLGAALIPTLEEEVIQASMGGQAPDDEGESDEGAGDEEPSTGDAQENQQQK from the coding sequence ATGGGAAAAATATTCAGTACGTTTCTGCCGCTTTACACGACCACGTTGCTGATGCTGCTCGGTTCCGGTTTGCTGACCACCTATGTCTCATTACGGCTGGCCAGCGAGCATGTCAACGGCGCGCTGATTGGCTCAATCATTGCGGCCAACTACATCGGACTGGTGATCGGCGGCAAAGTGGGGCACAACCTGATAGCCCGCGTCGGCCATATACGCGCCTACGTGGCCTGTGCCGGGATCATTACCGCGTCTGTGGTTGGTCACGGGCTCACCGACTTTATTCCGCTGTGGGTCTTTCTGCGTCTGATTATCGGGCTCTGCATGATGTGTCAGTACATGGTGCTGGAGAGCTGGCTTAACGATCAGGCGGAATCATCGCAGCGCGGCATGATTTTTGGCTTATACATGGTCGCCACCTATCTTGGACTCAGTGGCGGACAGGTGATTCTGAGCCTGCAAACGGGCTTTGGCGTCAGCACCCTGCTGATTGTGGCACTCTGTTTCGCACTCTGTCTGGTACCAATTGCCCTGACGACCCGCACTCACGTCAGGCCGATGACACCTGCGCCAATGGAACTGGGCTACTTTATCCATGCGATCCCCAAACTTCTCGGCACCACAATGGTGACCGGTATGGCCATTGGCGCGTTCTACGGCCTGGCACCGGTTTACGGCAGCAGCAAGGGATTTACTACCAGCCAGACCGGCTATTTTATGAGTCTGACGATTTTTGCCGGTCTGGTATCACAATTTCCGCTGAGCTGGCTTTCTGACCGCTTCGATCGTCAGCGACTGCTGTTTATCATTGCCATCCTGTTTGCCGTAGCCTGCGTGCCGCTGGTGGTGTTGCCGCACCTGACCTTCCACTGGATGATCGGCATCGCCTTTGCTGCCAGCATGATGCAGTTTGCGCTCTATCCGTTGCAGGTGGCGCTGGCCAACGATCAGGTTGCCCCCGAGCGTCGTGTCTCGTTAACCGCCTGTCTGCTGATGGCATTTGGTATTGGCGCCAGTATCGGGCCGCTGGTGGTGGGCGCGCTGATGGAGCCGCTCGGCAGCAATATGCTCTATCTCTTCTTTATGCTCTGCGCGCTGGTGATCGGCGGACTGAGTTATGTTCGTGCGCCAGGCCCGCTTCCGACGACTGAAGTGCCGCTGCCGCACGTGGTGATGCCTGACAGTCTGGCTACGTCGCCACTGGGTGCGGCGTTAATCCCGACGCTGGAAGAGGAGGTCATTCAGGCGTCGATGGGCGGTCAGGCGCCGGACGATGAAGGTGAGAGTGACGAGGGCGCAGGTGACGAAGAACCTTCGACGGGTGATGCCCAAGAGAATCAGCAACAAAAATAG
- a CDS encoding DUF1272 domain-containing protein, producing the protein MLELRPNCERCDVDLPPSSLAARICSFECTFCADCDEHLAHICPNCSGELVRRPVRPAEKLQKYPAKLRS; encoded by the coding sequence ATGCTGGAACTTCGCCCCAACTGTGAACGCTGCGATGTTGATCTTCCGCCATCCTCTCTGGCGGCTCGCATCTGCTCGTTTGAATGCACATTCTGCGCTGACTGCGATGAGCATCTCGCGCATATTTGTCCCAACTGCAGCGGCGAACTGGTGCGCCGTCCGGTGCGTCCGGCAGAGAAGTTGCAAAAATACCCGGCTAAACTGCGCAGTTGA
- a CDS encoding metallophosphoesterase, which translates to MCYHVLNGAKWRRIWVVGDLHGCRRELDLLLEQHKFDPQQDLLISVGDIIDRGPDSLGCLALLQEPWFRCVRGNHEEMALSALQGQEMALWQMNGGDWFFRLRGAALIAARHALRRCRELPLILHLQLGERIIVIAHADYPAQEYALNKPLDWQQVVWSRQRLEGIESGEQAGIRGADAFYFGHTPLKQSLTIANLHYIDTGAVFGNHLTLLRLK; encoded by the coding sequence ATGTGTTACCACGTCCTGAATGGCGCGAAGTGGCGGCGGATCTGGGTCGTTGGCGATCTGCATGGTTGCCGTCGCGAACTGGATCTATTGCTGGAGCAGCATAAGTTTGATCCGCAGCAGGACTTACTGATTTCGGTTGGCGACATTATCGATCGCGGGCCGGACAGTCTGGGTTGTCTGGCGCTGCTGCAGGAACCCTGGTTTCGCTGCGTACGGGGAAATCATGAGGAGATGGCGCTGTCGGCGTTGCAGGGCCAGGAGATGGCGCTCTGGCAGATGAACGGGGGAGACTGGTTTTTTCGTCTGCGTGGTGCGGCGCTGATCGCGGCACGTCACGCGCTGCGCCGCTGCCGCGAGCTGCCGCTGATCCTTCATCTGCAACTCGGCGAGCGCATTATTGTCATTGCTCATGCGGATTATCCTGCTCAGGAATACGCGCTCAATAAGCCACTCGACTGGCAACAGGTGGTCTGGAGCCGTCAGCGGCTGGAGGGTATTGAGTCAGGTGAACAGGCAGGCATCCGTGGCGCGGACGCCTTTTACTTTGGGCACACGCCACTAAAACAATCGCTGACGATTGCCAATCTGCACTATATCGATACCGGTGCAGTGTTTGGCAATCATCTGACCCTGCTGCGACTAAAATGA
- the rsmF gene encoding 16S rRNA (cytosine(1407)-C(5))-methyltransferase RsmF translates to MSEASSFFPADFLSLMRQSLPDEASFAQFIAYSQQPLRRSIRVNTLKISVADFLSQTAGYGWQLTPVPWCEEGFWISREDESLPLGSVAEHLSGLFYIQEASSMLPVTALFDAQPEVSAVMDMAAAPGSKTTQIAARMGNQGIILANEFSSSRVKVLHANISRCGVSNSALTHFDARVFGPALPEQFDAILLDAPCSGEGVIRKDADALKNWSLASTEAIADTQRDLLDSAFHALKAGGTLVYSTCTLNQIENQQVIDWLLQRYPDAVEVVPLEGLFSSAEKAATPEGYLHVFPQMFDSEGFFVARLRKTASVEPLPVPGYKVGKLPFSHLSRKLESEIAQAAAAVSIRWDDSLELWQRDKEIWLFPKAVTPLLGKVRFSRIGLKLAETFAKGYRWQHEAVIALAQPDTTQTFELTAAEAEEWYRGRDIYPETAPANNEMIVTYQHQPLGLAKKVGTRIKNSYPRELVRDGRLFR, encoded by the coding sequence GTGTCCGAAGCTTCTTCGTTTTTCCCCGCCGATTTTCTCTCGTTAATGCGTCAGAGCCTGCCCGATGAGGCGAGCTTCGCGCAATTTATTGCGTACAGTCAGCAACCCCTGCGCCGCAGTATTCGCGTCAATACCCTGAAGATAAGCGTGGCCGATTTCCTGAGCCAGACTGCAGGTTATGGCTGGCAGCTGACGCCCGTGCCGTGGTGCGAAGAGGGATTCTGGATCAGCCGGGAAGATGAGAGCCTGCCGCTGGGCAGCGTCGCTGAGCACCTCAGCGGCCTGTTCTACATTCAGGAAGCCAGCTCCATGCTGCCGGTAACCGCCCTGTTTGACGCTCAGCCAGAGGTCAGCGCGGTGATGGATATGGCGGCGGCGCCGGGTTCTAAAACCACCCAGATCGCTGCGCGGATGGGCAATCAGGGCATTATCCTGGCAAACGAATTCTCATCCAGCCGGGTAAAAGTGCTGCACGCCAACATCAGCCGCTGCGGCGTCAGCAACAGTGCCTTAACGCACTTTGACGCGCGGGTATTTGGCCCAGCATTGCCGGAACAGTTCGACGCCATCCTGCTCGACGCGCCCTGCTCCGGCGAAGGGGTGATTCGCAAAGATGCTGACGCGCTGAAAAACTGGTCGCTGGCCAGCACAGAAGCGATCGCCGATACTCAGCGCGATCTGCTCGACAGCGCCTTTCACGCACTCAAAGCGGGCGGCACGCTGGTTTACTCGACCTGTACCCTGAACCAGATTGAGAATCAGCAGGTGATTGACTGGCTGTTGCAGCGCTACCCGGATGCAGTTGAGGTCGTGCCGCTGGAGGGGCTGTTTAGCAGTGCCGAAAAGGCCGCGACGCCAGAAGGGTATCTGCATGTCTTCCCGCAGATGTTCGACAGCGAAGGTTTCTTCGTGGCCCGTCTGCGTAAAACCGCATCGGTCGAGCCCCTTCCAGTGCCAGGTTATAAAGTCGGTAAGCTGCCCTTCTCTCACCTTAGCCGCAAACTGGAAAGTGAGATCGCGCAGGCCGCCGCGGCCGTCTCTATAAGATGGGATGACTCACTGGAGCTGTGGCAGCGTGATAAAGAGATCTGGCTATTCCCTAAAGCCGTCACCCCGCTGCTTGGCAAAGTGCGGTTTTCACGCATTGGCCTGAAGCTGGCAGAAACGTTTGCCAAAGGCTATCGCTGGCAACATGAAGCGGTGATTGCACTGGCGCAGCCCGATACGACGCAGACCTTTGAGCTAACGGCGGCAGAGGCGGAAGAGTGGTATCGCGGCCGGGATATCTATCCGGAAACCGCACCCGCAAACAACGAGATGATTGTGACGTATCAGCACCAGCCGCTGGGGCTGGCAAAGAAAGTCGGTACCCGCATCAAGAACAGCTACCCACGTGAACTGGTTCGCGACGGACGCCTGTTCCGGTAA
- a CDS encoding PqiB family protein — protein sequence MQQETPTTPTNATLRNKRKISPFWLLPIIAMLIAGWLLWANYQERGTTITINFQTADGIVPGRTPIRYQGVEVGTVQGINLSDDYRRIQIKASIKSDMRDALREDTQFWLVTPKASLAGVSGLDALVGGNYIGMMPGKGKPSEAFTALDTQPKYRVNTGELMIHLHAPDLGSLNTGSLVYYRKIPVGRVYDYSIDNKADGVAIDVLIDRRFINLVKTNSRFWNVSGVNADVSLSGAKVQLESLAALVNGAIAFDSPQGSETAKAEQNYRLYPDLAHSQRGVQITLDLPDGKNLKADSTPLMYQGLEVGTLTKLNLLDGGKVTGELTIDPSVVGLMRSGTRIEMHSPKISLTDTSLSSLLTGNTLELVPGEGEPQQHFTVLPSSETLLQKPNVLTVKLSAPESYGIDQGQPLMLHGMQIGQVISRSLDENGVNFVVAVNPENRDLVHGDSKFIVNSRLDVKFGLDGMQVLGASAREWVDGGIRLDPGKKGEPKSAYPLFADAEKAEEGITGDGPSTTLTLTANSLPDVQAGSVVLYRKYQVGEIVKVTPRADAFDIAVHIQPEYRKLLTSESVFWAEGGARVSLNGSGLTVQASPLNRALKGAISFDNMSGAQSAKGAKRVLYPSETAARAVGSQITLHTYDASKLSAGMPIRYLGINVGQVESLSLSKDNNQVVAKAVLYPEYVNDFARLGSRFSVVSPEISATGVNHLETLLQPYVNVDPGKGGAVRTFELQESTITDSRYLNGLNIYVDATEAGSLSLGTPVLFRGVEVGTVTGTSLGTMADRVQIALRISKKYQHLVRNNSVFWQASGYNLDFGLVGGVVKTGTFQQFIRGGIQFATPPTVPLAPQANPDKHFLLQDEAPKEWRNWGTAIPSPR from the coding sequence ATGCAACAGGAAACGCCGACTACACCGACTAACGCCACGCTGCGCAATAAGCGTAAAATTTCGCCTTTCTGGCTGCTGCCGATCATTGCGATGCTCATCGCAGGCTGGCTGCTCTGGGCTAACTATCAGGAGCGCGGCACCACCATCACCATCAATTTCCAGACGGCGGATGGTATCGTGCCGGGCCGCACACCGATCCGGTATCAGGGTGTGGAAGTGGGCACCGTGCAGGGCATTAATCTCAGCGACGATTATCGCCGCATTCAGATTAAAGCCAGCATCAAAAGCGATATGCGCGACGCGCTGCGTGAAGACACGCAGTTCTGGCTGGTGACGCCTAAAGCCTCACTGGCAGGTGTGTCGGGGCTGGATGCGCTGGTCGGCGGTAACTATATCGGGATGATGCCAGGCAAAGGTAAACCCAGCGAGGCGTTTACCGCGCTGGATACTCAGCCTAAATATCGCGTGAATACCGGCGAACTGATGATTCATCTGCATGCGCCGGATCTTGGCTCGCTCAATACCGGCTCGCTGGTCTATTACCGCAAAATTCCGGTTGGCCGTGTTTATGACTACAGCATTGATAATAAGGCTGATGGTGTGGCAATTGATGTACTGATTGACCGTCGCTTTATCAATCTGGTGAAGACCAACAGCCGCTTCTGGAACGTGTCGGGCGTCAATGCTGACGTCAGCCTGAGCGGCGCTAAAGTCCAGCTGGAGAGCCTGGCAGCGCTGGTGAATGGTGCAATTGCGTTTGACTCCCCTCAGGGTTCGGAAACCGCCAAAGCGGAGCAGAATTACCGGCTCTATCCCGATCTGGCACACAGTCAGCGTGGCGTTCAGATCACACTGGACCTGCCTGACGGAAAAAATCTTAAGGCAGACAGCACTCCGCTGATGTATCAGGGCCTGGAGGTCGGCACACTGACCAAACTGAACCTGCTGGATGGCGGCAAAGTCACCGGCGAGCTGACCATCGATCCTTCCGTGGTGGGTCTGATGCGCAGCGGCACCCGCATTGAGATGCACAGCCCGAAAATCAGCCTGACGGATACCAGCCTCAGCTCCCTGCTGACCGGCAACACGCTGGAACTGGTGCCTGGCGAAGGCGAGCCGCAACAGCACTTCACCGTGCTGCCATCCAGCGAGACCCTGCTGCAGAAACCTAACGTGCTGACGGTCAAACTCAGTGCACCGGAGAGTTATGGTATCGACCAGGGCCAGCCGCTGATGCTGCACGGTATGCAGATTGGCCAGGTGATATCACGTTCGCTGGATGAAAATGGCGTTAACTTCGTGGTGGCGGTTAATCCTGAAAATCGCGATCTGGTGCATGGCGACAGCAAATTTATCGTTAACAGCCGCCTTGATGTGAAGTTTGGCCTTGATGGCATGCAGGTGTTAGGCGCCAGCGCCCGTGAGTGGGTGGATGGCGGTATCCGGCTGGATCCGGGCAAAAAAGGTGAGCCGAAGAGTGCCTATCCGCTGTTCGCTGATGCTGAAAAAGCGGAAGAAGGCATCACAGGTGATGGCCCTTCTACAACGCTGACGCTGACCGCCAACAGCCTGCCTGACGTGCAGGCCGGTTCTGTCGTGCTTTATCGCAAGTATCAGGTGGGGGAAATTGTCAAAGTCACACCGCGCGCGGATGCCTTTGATATTGCGGTCCACATCCAGCCGGAATATCGCAAGCTACTGACCAGCGAGAGCGTGTTCTGGGCTGAGGGCGGCGCACGTGTGAGCCTTAACGGCAGCGGCCTGACGGTGCAGGCATCGCCGCTTAACCGTGCGCTGAAAGGCGCAATCAGCTTCGACAATATGAGTGGTGCGCAGTCGGCCAAAGGGGCAAAACGCGTGCTCTATCCGTCTGAGACGGCGGCACGCGCGGTGGGCAGTCAGATTACGCTGCACACCTACGACGCCAGTAAGCTCTCGGCCGGTATGCCGATTCGTTATCTGGGAATTAATGTCGGCCAGGTGGAGTCACTGTCGCTGAGCAAAGATAACAACCAGGTCGTAGCGAAAGCGGTGCTCTATCCGGAGTATGTGAATGATTTCGCCCGTCTCGGCAGCCGTTTCTCCGTGGTTTCACCAGAGATTTCCGCCACCGGAGTGAATCATCTGGAAACCCTGTTGCAGCCTTACGTTAACGTGGATCCAGGCAAAGGCGGTGCGGTGCGCACCTTCGAGCTGCAGGAGAGCACGATAACCGATTCACGTTACCTGAATGGCCTGAACATTTATGTTGATGCCACGGAGGCAGGCTCGCTGTCGCTGGGCACGCCGGTGCTGTTCCGCGGTGTCGAAGTGGGTACGGTGACCGGCACCTCGCTGGGTACGATGGCAGATCGCGTGCAGATCGCCCTGCGCATCAGTAAGAAGTACCAGCATCTGGTGCGTAATAACTCGGTGTTCTGGCAGGCGTCCGGTTACAACCTCGACTTCGGCCTGGTGGGCGGCGTGGTGAAAACCGGTACCTTCCAGCAGTTCATTCGGGGTGGCATTCAGTTTGCGACGCCGCCGACGGTGCCGCTGGCACCGCAGGCGAATCCGGATAAACACTTCCTGCTGCAGGATGAAGCGCCGAAAGAGTGGCGTAACTGGGGAACGGCGATTCCGTCTCCGCGTTAA
- the yebS gene encoding membrane integrity lipid transport subunit YebS: MKIHAISQTLPHARYQRCPQCDTLFSLPDVKSHQSAYCPRCNAEILSGRDWSMTRLMAMAATMMVLMPFAFSLPLVDIRLLGMRINASVLEGVIQMTQQGDVLTASMVAFCTIGAPVTLVAGICYLGIGHQLGMNLRPVLLMLEKLKEWVMLDIYLIGIAVASIKVQDYASLEIGYGLAAYIALTVLSVLTMIHLNIEQLWEHFYPQRPGNMARNEMQVCLNCHNTGVADERGRCPRCHTPLDFRRRHSLQKSWAALIASIVLLIPANLMPISVVYLNGSRREDTIFSGILGLAEGNIPVAAIVFIASILVPFIKVLVMLTLLLSIHFRCEQGLRTRIRLLRFVTWVGRWSMLDLFVISLTMSLVNRDQLLAFTMGPAALFFGAAVILTIMSVEWLDSRLLWDAHATGNADYTD, encoded by the coding sequence ATGAAAATTCACGCTATCAGCCAGACATTGCCTCACGCACGTTATCAGCGTTGCCCGCAATGCGATACCCTTTTTTCCTTACCGGATGTGAAATCGCATCAGTCGGCTTATTGCCCGCGCTGTAACGCCGAGATTCTCAGTGGTCGGGACTGGTCAATGACTCGCCTTATGGCGATGGCCGCCACCATGATGGTATTGATGCCCTTTGCATTCTCATTGCCGCTGGTGGATATCCGGCTGCTTGGCATGCGCATCAATGCCAGCGTGCTGGAAGGCGTGATCCAGATGACCCAGCAGGGTGATGTACTGACCGCCTCAATGGTGGCGTTCTGCACCATCGGCGCACCGGTGACGCTGGTGGCTGGCATCTGTTATCTCGGCATTGGTCATCAGCTTGGTATGAACCTGCGACCGGTGCTGCTGATGCTGGAGAAGCTGAAAGAGTGGGTCATGCTCGATATCTATCTGATCGGCATCGCCGTGGCGTCGATTAAAGTGCAGGACTATGCGTCGCTGGAGATCGGTTACGGGCTGGCAGCTTACATTGCCCTGACGGTACTGAGCGTGCTCACGATGATCCACCTGAATATTGAGCAGCTGTGGGAGCATTTCTACCCGCAACGTCCCGGCAATATGGCCCGCAACGAGATGCAGGTCTGTCTGAACTGTCACAACACGGGCGTAGCCGATGAACGGGGCCGCTGCCCGCGCTGCCATACGCCGCTCGACTTCCGGCGCCGTCACAGCCTTCAGAAATCCTGGGCCGCACTGATCGCCTCGATTGTGCTGCTGATTCCTGCGAACCTGATGCCCATTTCCGTGGTTTATCTGAATGGTTCACGGCGTGAAGACACGATCTTTTCCGGCATCCTGGGGCTGGCTGAAGGCAACATTCCGGTGGCAGCAATTGTTTTTATCGCCAGTATTTTAGTGCCCTTTATCAAGGTGCTGGTGATGCTGACGCTGTTGCTCAGTATTCATTTTCGCTGTGAACAGGGGCTGAGAACCCGCATACGGTTACTGCGCTTTGTCACCTGGGTTGGCCGCTGGTCAATGCTCGATCTGTTTGTCATTTCGTTAACCATGTCGCTGGTCAACCGTGATCAGCTGCTGGCTTTTACCATGGGACCGGCGGCGCTGTTTTTTGGCGCGGCCGTCATCCTGACCATTATGTCTGTTGAGTGGCTGGACAGCCGCCTGCTCTGGGATGCACATGCAACAGGAAACGCCGACTACACCGACTAA
- a CDS encoding GAF domain-containing protein, whose translation MNKTAFYADLNRDMRALLAGETAFLAAMGNFSALLYERLDGVNWAGFYLLTEADTLVLGPFQGKIACVRIPVGKGVCGTALAEEKVQRVDDVHAFPGHIACDAASNAEIVIPLKVNGTVVGVLDIDSVTYNRFDSEDESGLVTLTDGLCEVLANSDLEKYLQLTRS comes from the coding sequence ATGAACAAAACTGCCTTTTACGCCGATTTGAATCGCGATATGCGCGCCTTACTGGCGGGAGAAACGGCGTTCCTCGCCGCGATGGGAAACTTCAGCGCGCTGCTGTATGAACGTCTCGATGGCGTGAACTGGGCGGGTTTCTACCTGCTGACGGAAGCCGATACGCTGGTGCTGGGTCCTTTCCAGGGCAAAATTGCCTGTGTGCGGATTCCGGTCGGTAAAGGTGTGTGTGGCACGGCGCTGGCAGAAGAAAAAGTGCAACGCGTTGACGATGTGCATGCCTTCCCGGGCCACATTGCCTGTGACGCTGCCAGCAATGCTGAGATTGTGATTCCTCTGAAAGTGAATGGCACGGTGGTTGGCGTGCTGGACATCGACAGCGTGACATACAATCGCTTTGACAGCGAAGACGAATCGGGGCTGGTCACACTGACTGATGGGCTTTGTGAAGTGCTTGCGAACAGCGACTTAGAAAAATATCTGCAGCTGACGCGCAGCTAA
- the proQ gene encoding RNA chaperone ProQ, with protein sequence MENQPKLNSSKEVITFLAERFPHCFSAEGEARPLKIGIFQDLVERVQGEMGLSKTQLRSALRLYTSSWRYLYGIKAGAIRVDLDGNACGVLDEQHVEHARKQLEEAKARVQAQRDQQRAARREAGESEEGAAPRRPRKPAARKPAEGDAARKPRPQTTAAPRATASQHRKPAPRPEQEARPITDTSTLQPGQSIKVKAGKSAMDATVLEVSKDGVRVQLASGMAMIVRAEHLQF encoded by the coding sequence ATGGAAAATCAACCTAAGTTGAATAGCAGTAAAGAAGTCATCACTTTTCTGGCGGAGCGCTTTCCGCACTGCTTTAGCGCTGAAGGTGAAGCGCGTCCGCTCAAAATCGGTATCTTTCAGGATCTGGTCGAGCGTGTTCAGGGCGAAATGGGTCTGAGCAAAACACAGCTGCGTTCCGCGCTGCGTCTTTATACGTCAAGCTGGCGTTATCTGTACGGCATTAAAGCCGGTGCTATCCGTGTCGATCTCGACGGCAACGCCTGTGGCGTGCTGGATGAGCAACACGTAGAGCATGCACGCAAGCAGCTGGAAGAAGCGAAAGCCCGCGTCCAGGCGCAGCGTGACCAGCAGCGCGCTGCACGTCGTGAAGCCGGTGAAAGCGAAGAGGGCGCAGCACCGCGTCGTCCACGCAAGCCCGCGGCTCGTAAGCCTGCAGAAGGTGACGCTGCGCGTAAACCGCGTCCGCAGACCACTGCAGCACCGCGTGCGACCGCTTCACAGCATCGCAAGCCAGCCCCACGTCCGGAGCAGGAAGCCCGACCCATCACTGATACCTCAACTTTGCAACCCGGCCAGAGTATTAAAGTTAAAGCAGGCAAAAGTGCGATGGACGCTACCGTTCTTGAAGTATCAAAAGACGGCGTTCGGGTCCAGCTCGCTTCCGGCATGGCAATGATTGTGCGCGCAGAACACTTGCAGTTCTGA